The following DNA comes from Micromonospora chokoriensis.
GACCTGGAGTACGCGGACCGCCTCGCCGTCGCCCGCCAGAACGGCAGCGAGGAGGTCTGGTTGACCTCGTCGGCTCCCGCCGACGTCCTCGACCGACTTCGCGCCCAGGGCCTGGTCATCACGGCCGATCGGACGACCGCCACCGTGCGACAGGAGTTCGACCGGCAGGGTGCCGCGCTGGCAGTGCGCTTCAACCTGTTCGCCGCGCTGGCCGGGGTGCTGATCGGGGCGGCCGGCCTGGTCGCGATGGCGGCGGCCGAGCAGCGTACCCGGGTGGCCATGTTGGTGGCGTTGCGCCGGCAGGGGCTGCCGCCACGAGCGGTGCGCGGGGGTTACGGGTGGCCGGTCGCCGTCGCCGCCGTGTCGGGCGGCCTCGTCACAGTGCTGATCTGGCTGCTCACCCGGAGCGGGCAGCGCCTGTTCAGTGACGGCCGCTCACCGGTCCCGTTGCCCGACTGGCCGGACGTCGGCCGACTGCTGCTGTTCACGGTGCCGACCATCACGTTGTTCGCCCTCACCGCACTCGTGCTCGGTCGGGTCGTCGCCGCCTCGGTGCGTCGCAGGAGCAGCCGATGACCGCCGCGCCGCAGGACGCGCCGACGACCGCCGCGCGGCCGGCCGGGGGTGTGGCCGTCACCTGCCACCGGCTCATCCACATCTACCCCAGCGCCGCCGGTGACGTCGTCGCGCTCTCGGGTGTGGACCTGCGGATCACGCCGGGCGAGATGTTGGCGCTGGTGGGGCCGTCCGGCTCGGGAAAGTCCACTCTGGTGGCGATCCTCGGCGGGCTCATGCAACCGTCCGCCGGGCGCGTGCACGTGGGCGACCACGAGCTGTCCCGGCTCTCGGCCAAGGGCCTGGCGGCCCTTCGCGGGGCCACTGTCGGCACGGTGCTCCAGGGCGCCGAACGCAACCTGCTGCCGTACGTGTCGCTGGCGCGCAACGTCTGGTTGGCGCAGCGACCCGCCGCGCGCATCGCCGGGCGCCGGCTCGATCCACCGGAGGCGGTCCTGGACCTCGTCGGCCTCGGCGGTGCCGGCGCGCGGCGGGTGGGCGACCTGACTCCCGGGCAGCGTCAGCGGGCCGCTCTGGCGCAGGGGCTCGCGGCCGGGCCCGGGCTGCTCCTGGTCGACGAGCCGACCAGCCAGCTCGACGCGTCCGGTCGGGACGAGGTGCTCGCGGCGCTGGCCACCGTCAACGCGGAGCGGGGCACCACGGTGATCGTGGTGACCCATGACGGCGAGGTGGGTGCCCGGTTGGGCCGCGCCGTCACGATCCGGGACGGCCGGGTCGGGGCCGAGGGGCGCGGCGGGCGGGACTTCGCCGTGGTGGCCGGCGACGGCACGATCCAGTTGCCGCCCGAGATGCTGGCCCGTTTCCCGGCCGGAACGCTCTTCGAGGTCGACCACGTCGACCGGGCGGTGACGCTGCGCGCCGTCGCCACCCCGTCGTCCGGCGACCGGGACGACGGGGTGGCGGGGGTCGGCGGCGAGGCCGATCACGCAGGCTGAATGGGCCTTCTCGGCTCAGTGGGTCGGGGTGCCCCGCGCCGTGAGCCGGCGGTCGGTGGTGGACACCTGCCACTCGACTGTCACGTCGGCGCCGGCCATGCCGCCCTGCCCGTCGGCGTTGAGCAACGTCGACGAACGGCGATGGGCGGGCGCGGAATCCCCCATGACGGAATGCCGTCCGCGCCAAGGCGGTCAGGTGTCCTGACCGCCCGACGAGGCCGCAGCGTCAGGTCAGCGGGGACGGTGACTCGGCGCCGGGGATCACCAGCTTCGGCGCGCCGGACCCGTCGGCCGGGACGCTCCACACGTCCGGCCGCCCGTCGTCCTGCCGCAGCGTGTAGGCCAGCGTGCCGCCGTCCAGCCAGGCGGCCTGGTCGTCGACGCTCGTCGTCTCGGCTGTCGCGGTGACCCGCATGGTCGCCAGGTCGAGGACCGAGAGCCGCCACCCCTTCGCGGGATCGGCGTCGACGGCCTCCTTGAACGCAAGCCGGGTGCCGTCCGGTGACAGCGACGGACACTCGACGTTCTCCTTCACCGTCTCGACGGTGCGGGCGGCGACGTCACCCCGGACGAGGTATCTCTTACCCCCGGTCGACATGGTCGCGTAGAAGCGGTTGTCGTCGGCGGTGAAGGTGACGCCCCAGTAGTTGACGTCCGGGTGGCGGTAGCCCCGACCGTCCTTCGTGATCGCGAACTCCTCCAGCGAGGCGACGGTCGCACCGCTGCTGGTGTCGAGGATTCCGGTGCGGGTGGAGAAGCCGCTGGAGGTGTAGGAGTCGCCGCCGACGAACGTCGTCCAGGAGACCATCCGTCCACTGGCCGAGACCCGGGCCCGGTTCGGCAGACCCGGCACGCTGATCGCCCGGGTCTCGCGCAACGCGGCGTCGAGCACGACCATCCGGTACGACCACGTGGTCTCCGGCTTGAGGCAGACACCGGTGCCGGCAGCGGCGTACACCCGCAGGCATTCCAGACCGGAGACGGTACGCGGTCCGGTCGGGTCGGCGGCGGCGACGGTGGAGACGTGCCGGTCGGTGATCGCCAGCAGGCGCGGACCGGGTGTCAGGGTGACCGCCTGATCGCCGGTGGCCGGAGGTGGCGTCGGGGTGGTCTCCGCCGCCGCCATGGCCACGTAACCGGCCGCCACACTGCCCAGCAGCACGGCCGAGGCGATCAACACGCCGAGTTTCGCCCGGGTCGACGTCGCGGTCATGGGAGCACCTTCCGGGTGTTCAGGCGGGACGGGGAGATCAGCAGGAGCAGCGTGAGGACCAGGACCCCGGCGACGGCTGCGGCCGCCCCGCGGATCGCGGTCTCCGGCCCGAAGGCCTGCCAGGCGAGACCGAACAACACCGAGGAGACGAGGTACGCCAGGGCCTGCCCGGTCTGCACGAGTGCGATCCCGGTGGTCCGCAGCCGGGCCGGCAGGACCGGTCCGGCGAGCGCGATGAGCACGCCGTCGGTGGCCGCGTAGAACGCGCCGTAGAGCGTCAGCGTCAGCACGATCAGCGGCCAACCGTCGACCGGCCCGGCCAGCAGCAGGTACGTCGCACCGAGAGCGACGTAGCCGCCGATCACCACGGGCAGTCGGCCGATCCGGTCGGCGAGGACACCGAGCGGGGCGGCGAGCAGCAGGTAGGCCAGGCTGGTGCCCACCGCGAGCAACGGGAACCAGCGCAGGCCGAGATCCTCCCGACGCTGCAACAACAGGTAGACGAACCCGTCGCCGACGGTGGCCAGCCCGAGCATCGCCGCGGCCAGCACGAGTCGACGGGCCGGTCCGCCACGGAACAGCCCGAGCGCCTCCCGGACGGAGACCTTCGGCTCGTCCCTGACCTCGCCCTTCACCTCGTCCGGTGGCCGCTCCCGGACGAACAGCACGAGGACGACCACCGCCAGGGCGGCGACGCAGAAGCTGGTGACGAACACCGCGTCGTACGACTGGCCGACGACCAGCAGGACCGCGAACGCGGCGAGCGGCCCGAGGAACGCTCCGAAGCTGTCCATCGCCCGGTGCACCCCGAACGCCCGACCCAACGCCTCCGGTGGGGTGGAGAGCGTGATCAGGGCGTCGCGCGGGGCGCTGCGGACCCCCTTGCCGAGCCGGTCGACGGCGATGACGGCGCCGATCGCCGGTATCGACCGGCCGGCGAGCAGGAGCCCGAGCTTCGCGACCGCCGAGAGGGTGTAGCCGACACCCGCGATCAGCTTGCGCCGCTGGAACCGGTCGGCGGCGTAGCCACCGACGACCCGCAGGAGCGCTGTCGCGCCGGTGTGGACGCCGTCGAGCACGCCGAACGCCACCGGGCTGAGTTGCAGGCCCAGCACCAGGTAGAGCGGGAGGACGGCGGCCACCATCTCCGCCGAGACGTCGGTGATCAGACTGACCGTGCCGAGCGCGACGACGTTGCCGCTGACCATCGCGAACCGTCGGCGTCGTGGCCCGGACTCCGAAGGGTCGGCGACCGGTCGGGAGACGGTCGACAGGTACACGAGCATCTCCTCAGGTCGGTAGCTGACGGTCAGCCATCGTGGCGACTGGGCGGAGAGGCGGCAAGGGTCCGTCGGGAACCGCTGGACGTGCGTCGGGTGAACATACGACAAACATCGAGATGTTTCACTGCCTGAGCGTACTGTTCATACGACCGTGGCCCTTCGGACCGTCGACTCTCCTACATTCCTTGCGCTCTTCCCACGATGTGAAGGAGTCCTGGATGGACATTCGATTCCCCCGTCCGCCGGTGACGCTGGGGGTGGTCACTGTGGTCCTCGCCGCGACCGCCGCCGTCGTCGTCACCGGCGCCGGCTCTGCCTCGGCGGCGAGCGTGACGTTCACGCCGGTCGCCGACACCTACGTCCAGAGCGACACGGCCTCCACCAACTACGGCACGTCCACGCAGATCGTGGTCGACAACTCCCCCGTACGGCGGTCGTTCCTGCGCTTCACAGTGAGCGGCGTCAGCGGCACGGTGACCAGCGCCAAGCTGCGCCTGCGCACGATCAGCGGCAACAGCGGCAGCGACGCCGGTGGCACGTTCCGCCGGATGTCCAACACGACCTGGTCGGAGACCGGCACCACCTGGAACAACCAGCCGGCCATCGACGGCGCCACGCTCGGCACGGTCGGCGCGGTCAGCGGCAACACCTGGTACGAGGTCGACGTCACGACTGCGGTGACCGGCAACGGCACGTACAGCTTCGGTGCGACCTCGGCCAGCGGTGACGGCGCGTACTACGACACCCGCGAGAGCGGCGCGGACGCCCCGCAACTGGTGGTCACCACCGGGACCACGACGCCTCCGTCCGGCGACCCGGTGTTCGTCGGCGCGGGTGACATCGCCGACTCCGGCTCCGGCGACAGCGCCACCGCCGCGTTGCTCGACAGCATCTCCGGCACGGTCTTCACCACCGGCGACAACGTCTACGACAGCGGCACCGCGTCGCAGTTCAGCACCTACTACGAGCCCACCTGGGGGCGGCACAAGAGCCGCACCCGCCCGTCGCCGGGCAACCACGACTACAACACGTCGGGCGCGACCGGCTACTACAACTACTTCGGTACGTCCGCCGGCCCGAGCGGCCGCGGCTACTACTCGTTCGACCTCGGCAACTGGCACATCGTGTCGCTGAACTCGAACATCAGCATGTCGGCGGGGTCGACGCAGGAGCAGTGGCTGCGTGCCGACCTGGCCGCCACCAGCAAGCCGTGCACGATGGCGTACTGGCACCACCCGCTGTTCACGTCCAGCTCCAACCACGCCCCGTCGACGTCGACGCGCCCGCTGTACCAGGCGCTCTACGACTACAACGCCGACGTCGTGGTGTGGGGGCACAACCACGTGTACGAGCGGTTCGCCCCGATGAACCCCTCCGGTGGCGCCGACAGCAGCAGGGGTCTGCGCAGCTTCGTCGCCGGCATGGGCGGCGCGAGCCACTACGGCTTCGGCACGATCCAGCCCAACAGCGAGGCGCGTAACAGCTCGGCGTGGGGCGTCCTGAAGTTCACCCTGCACTCCGGCAGCTACGACTGGCAGTTCGTGCCGGTGGCCGGGCAGACGTACAGCGACAGCGGCACCGGCACCTGCCACTGACCGCGCGATCCCGCTGCACCGCTCGCGGTGCAGCGGGGTCCCTCCCGCCCCTCGCTCCACGACCCACGCCCACCCTGGACGCCGCACCCCAGGCCGCCGATTCACGCGCACGCCCGGAACTCCCGGCTCCCGCTCCGTCCCCGGCCCGGCTTTCGCCCTGGCGCCGGCCCTCGCCCTGGTTCCTGGTCCTGGCCCCGGCCCCGGCCCCGGCCCCGGCCCCGGCCCCGGTCCCGGCCCACGATCTCGGGCCGGGCCCCGGTCCCGGTCCTGGTCCCGGCCCCGGTCCCGGCCCACGATCTCGGGCCGGGCCCCGGTCCCGGTCCTGGTCCTGGCCCCGGTCCCGGCCCTGGCCCCGGTCCTGGCCCCGGTCCTGACCCCGGTCCTGACCCCGGTCCTGGCCCCGGTCCTGGTCCTGGTCCTGGTCCTGGTCCTGGTCCTGGTCCTGGTCCTGGTCCTGGTCCTGGCCCTGGCCCCGGTCTTGGTCCTGGCCCACGATCTCGGGCCGGGCCCCGGTCCTGCAACCCCCGGGCCCGCGACCCCAGGATCCGTGACCGTGCGGCCCACGACGTGCCCTCGGGCCTCACGACCTCAAGCCCCTGCGCGGAAGTCCGGCGAGCGCCCCACACCCGGGTCGCGGTGGGCAGGGATGACTTCCGTGGCTCGCTGTAGACCTGCCCCAGATCTGGGGCGGCCGCAGTTCAACTGGCGGTTGCTCCGGAAAGGGACATACCAGGCATTCAATCGAAACGGCCCACTCGATCACGGTCATCCGTGCCACCCCCGGCGAGATCTTGGACAGTTTCCGTTCCGCGCGAACGGAAACTGTCCAAGATCTCGAAAAACGCGGCGACCGACGACGCCATTTGCCCGCCAAACGCCCGAACGGTGGGCCGGCCCGGCGACCGGCAGTGGGCCGGCCCGACAGCCGGGCAGTCGGCCACCCGGCGACCGCGCGGGTGGGCCACCCCGCCGCCCGCGCAATCGGCTACCCCAAGCGGCCGCACGACAGGCCAGCCCCGGAACACCGCACGATGGGTCGGCGCACGACAGCGACCAGGACCAATTGCCTAGATGTCACCCGCACCGCAGGTTCACCGGTCACACGCGCGACACCACGGCAAGGCCGGTCCCGGTCGAACCCTTTGCGAGGTCGCGGCCCATATATGGGGCAGCTATACAGGGCCGCACCCGAAGGGGTGGACCCGAGCCCGGCGAGCCAGTTCCGGCATCCCACGGCCAGCAGCCGGCCGCCCGCGACGCCCGCGGTCGAAACGGATCGGGCGACCGGCCTCGGCACCGCTGGAGGATCGGCACCGCACGGGACGGCACCCCGCCAAGCGACATGTGCCCCCACCCGCGGAGCGGGCAGGGGCACACGTGCGTACGGTCCAGGCGTCAGCGGGCGGTGCCGGCCCGACGCTTGTTGTAGACGTCGAAGGCGACCGCGACGAGCAGGACGAGGCCCTTCACCACCGACTGGGTCGACTGGTCGATGCCCATCAGCTGCATGCCGTTGCTCATCACCGCCATGATCAGACCGCCGACCATCGCGCCCACCACGGTGCCGACACCACCGGTGACCGCCGCGCCGCCGATGAAGGCCGCGGCGATCGCGTCCAGCTCGAACATGTTGCCGGCAGCGGGTTGGGCGCCGTTGGACCGCGAGGAGTAGATGACGCCGGCCACCGCGGCCAGGAAGCCCATGTTGACGAACATCCAGAAGTTGACGGTCCGGACCTTCACCCCGGACAGCGCCGCCGCCGACAGGTTGCCGCCGATCGCGTAGACCTGGCGACCGAAGACGGTACGCCGGGTGACCAGGCCGTAGACCAGCACGAGGACCGCGAGGATGATCAGCACGATCGGCAGACCGCGGGCGTGCGCCAGCTGCCAGGCGAAGTACATGATGACCGCGCCGACCAGCACGACCCGGGCCACGAACAGCGGGAACGACTCCACGTGCTGCTGGTAGCGGATGCGCGCCACGCGGGTGCGGAAACCGCTCACCGCGTAGCCGGCCACCGCGACGGCGCCGATCAGCAGGGTGAAGGCGTCGAAGCCGTTTCCGCCGAGCAGGCCGTTGAGGAAGCCCGCCGCGACCTTCTGGTATTCGGCCGGGAACGGCGACAGCGAGATGTTGTCGAGCACCCGCAGGGTGAGGCCCCGGAACAGCAGCATGCCCGCCAGGGTCACGATGAAGGCCGGAATGCCGGCGTACGCCACCCAGAAGCCGTGCCACGCGCCGACCGCGATGCCGACGGCGAGCGCCGCCAGAACGCCGATCCACCAGGGGTGACCCTGCTGGATCACCAGGACGGCGGAGACCGCTCCGGTCAGCGCGACGACCGATCCGACCGACAGGTCGATGTGGCCGCCGATGATCAGGATGACCATCCCGATCGCGAGCACCAGGATGTAGGAGTACTGGAGGACGATGTTGGTGATGTTGCCGGGGCTCAGCAGCACCCCGTCGGTCAGGATCGCGAAGAGCCCGACGATGACGACCAGTGCGACGTAGATCCCGCTCTGCCTCAGGTTGTTCAACACCAGCGCGCGTAGGTCGCTCGTCCCGCTGTGCAGGGCGGCGGCGGGCGCGCTGTCCGGGGGCGTCGGGCGCTCCGTCGAAGGGGTCTTGATGTCGGTCATCCGACGAGCTCCTTGTCCTTTGTCATCAGCTCCATGAGGCTCTCCTGAGTCGCCTCGGCCACCGGCATCTCACCGGTGATCCGGCCGGCGGCGAGGGTGTAGATGCGGTCGCACATCCCGAGCAGCTCCGGCAGCTCGGAGGAGATGACGATCACTGCTTTGCCGGCGGCCACCAGCCGGTTGATGATCGTGTAGATCTCGTACTTGGCCCCGACGTCGATCCCGCGGGTGGGTTCATCCAGGATCAGCACGTCCGGGTCGGTGAACAGCCACTTCGACAGCACGACCTTCTGCTGGTTGCCGCCGGAGAGCTTGCCGACCACCGCCATGACGCTGGGGGTCCGGATGTTCATCTCCTGCCGGCTCGTCTCGGCAACCTTGATCTCTTCGTTGCCGTTCACCCAGCCCAACCGGGACAGGCGGTCCAGCGCGGCGGCGGACACGTTGCGCCGTACGTCGTCGATGAGGTTGAGGCCGTAGTGCTTGCGGTCCTCGGTGACGTACGCGATGCCGTTGTCGATGGCCTCGGCGACGGTACGCGCCTGGACCTCTTTCCCGCGTACGAACAGTCGGCCGCTGATGTCGCGCCCGTACGACCGACCGAACACGCTCATCGCCAGCTCGGTGCGGCCGGCGCCCATCAGACCCGCGATGCCGACGACCTCACCGGCGCGCACGGACAGGCTGACGCCCTCGACGACCATCCGGTCCTGGACCGGGTGCCGCGCCGTCCAGTCCTCGATGCGGAGGACCTCCTCGCCGGGGGACGACTCGCGGTCGGGGTAGAAGCTGTCCAGGTCACGTCCGACCATGCCCCGGATGATCCGCTGCTGGGTCACGTCGCCGGACGTCATGTCGAGGGTCTCGACAGTGCGTCCGTCCCGGATGACGGTCGTCGCGTCGGCGATGGCCATGATCTCGTTGAGCTTGTGCGAGATCATGATGCAGGTGATGCCCTGGTCACGCAGTGCCCGCAGCAGGTCGAGCAGGTGCGCGGAGTCGATGTCGTTGAGCGCGGCGGTCGGCTCGTCGAGGATGAGCAGTTTCACCTGCTTCGACAGCGCCTTGGCGATCTCCACCAGCTGCTGTTTGCCGACGCCGAGCTGGATGACCGGGGTGACGGGGTTCTCGTGCAACCCGACGGACGCCAGCAGCTTCGCCGCCTCGGCGTTGGCCAGGTTCCAGTCGATGAGCCCGCTGCGGCCACGCCGCTCGTTGCCGAGGAAGATGTTCTCCGCGATCGACAGGTACGGCACCAGGGCGAGTTCCTGGTGGATGATGACGATGCCGTTGGCCTCGCTGTCGCGAATGCCCCGGAACTGCATCGGCTTGCCGTCGAAGAGGATCTCACCGTCGTACGAGCCGGACGGGTGGACGCCGGACAGCACCTTCATCAGGGTTGACTTGCCGGCGCCGTTCTCCCCGCAGATGGCGTGGATCTCCCCGCGACGGACGGCGAGGGTGACGTCCTCCAGCGCGGTCACGCCGGGGAAGGTCTTCGTGATGCGGCGCATCTCAAGGATGGTGTCGTCCATGGTCACTGTCCTCTGTCAGGTCGGACGCGGTACGCCACGGCGTCGGGCCCGGCGGAGACCGCCGGGCCCGACGAGTGGCTTTACTTCTTGGCCTGGCCGGCGGCGACCTCTTCCGCCGTCCAGTAGCCCGAGTCGATCAGCGTGGCCTTGATGTCGTCCTTGTAGACCGTGGCGATCGGCAGCAGGTACGACGGGACGACCTTGACGCCGTTGTTGTACGTCTGGGTGTCGTTGGCCTGCGGCTGCTTCTTCTGCAGGAACGCCTCGGACGCGTTGACGGCCTGCTCGGCGAGCAGTCGGGTGTCCTTGAAGACGGTGGAGTTCTGCACGCCGTCGTTGATCAGCTTGATCGAGGCGATCTCCGCGTCCTGGCCGGTGACGACCGGGAGCTTCTTCGCGCCGGTGCCGTAGCCGGCGTTCTGCAGGGCGGTGATGATGCCCCGGGAGATGCCGTCGTACGGGGACAGCACGCCGTCGACCTTCGCGCCGTCGTTGTAGCTGGAGGTCAGCAGGTTCTCCATCCGCTTCTGTGCGGTCTCCTGCTGCCACCGCAGGGTGGCGATCTGCTCGGGCGTGGTCTGCTTGGACTTGACGACGAGCGTGCCGTCCTCGATGAACGGCTTCAGCGTGTCCATCGCACCGCCGTAGAAGTACTGGGTGTTGTTGTCGTCCAGCGAACCGGCGAAGAGCTCGACGTTCAGCGGGCCCTTGGCGGTGCCCTTCGAGCCGTCCTTGTTCAGCAGGCCCAGACCGACGAGCAGGGCGGTGCCCTGGGCGACGCCGACCTTGTAGTTGTCGAAGCTGACGTAGAAATCGACGTCCTTGCTGCCGCGGATCAGCCGGTCGTAGGAGATGACCGGGATCTTCGCGGCCGCGGCGGCCTGCAGCTGGCTGTTGAGCGCCGTGCCGTCGATCGCCGCGATCACCAGGACGTCCGCACCCTGGGTGATCATCTGGTCGACCTGCTGCGACTGCGTGGGGATGTCGTCGCCGGCGTACTGGAGGTCGACCTTGTAGCCCTTGGCCTCAAGCTTGGACTTCACCGCGTTGCCGTCGGCGATCCACCGCTCCGAGGTCTGGGTCGGCATCGACACGCCGATGGTCAGGTCGCTGGGCTTCTCGCCGCTCTTGTCGCCGCCGCTGCCCGCTCCCTCGCCACTGCACGCCGCAAGGCTCAGCGCCAGCGCCGCGCTGCCGAGAGCAACCAGGAATTTCCTGCGCACGGGGTTCTCCTCTCTGGACTCCCCCGCCGACTGCCGGGGCAACTGTCATCTTTCGGGTAGTGTTAGCGCTCACATAGGTTGCGTCAACACCTGCTCCGAAATACCGGTGTCACGGTCTCGTAACGGAGCATCCAGGCGAGCGTAGCCATGCGGTCAATCGACCAGGAGTGAGGGTGCGGCGACTCTCCGGGTCGGTCCGACGCTCCACACGCCGATGCCCGCGGACGACGTTAGTCGTCCGCGGGCACCGACAGAAGCGGCGGTTCAGAGAACTACCGCTGTGACCACCGCTGGTTGGCCGCCGCGGTGCAGTTCCACAGGATCACCGTGGTGCCGTTGGCCGTGCCGTTGTTGTTGACGTCCAGGCAGAGCCCGGTCTGAACGTTGCTGATCGTCCCGTTGGCGTTGACGTTCCACTGCTGGTTGGTCCCGCCGTTGCAGTCCCAGATCTGCACCTTGGAGCCGGCCGCCGCGTTCGACGGCGCGTCCAGGCACTTGCCGAGGGACTGGAGGGTCTGACCGTTACGCGTCCAGCGCTGGTTGGCCTGGCCGTTGCAGTCCCAGATGACCGGCTGGGTGCCGTTGGCGGTGTTGCTGTTCGGCACGTCCAGGCAGCGGTTGGAGGCGGCGCTGGCGTACGCGCTCGACGTGGTCGGCGGCGGGGTCGTCGGCGGGGTCGTCCCGCCACCGCTGACCCGGTACACCACGGTGCCGTGCGCGGGGACGCTGGCGCTGATCGTGCCGCTGCTGGAGCTGGTGCCGTTGGTCCACGCGTCCACCAGGGTGAACGACGAGCCGGACTTGCCGATGGCCGCGGCCGTGGTGGAGATCGTCGTCGTCGAGCCGCCCTGGTTGAACAGGGCGACGGCGACGTCACCGTTGGCGAGGCGCTTGGCCAGCACCCGACGCGTGCCGTCGAAGGACACCTGCACGCCCTGCAACCCGAGCGAGTCCTGGTTGATCGCGATCAGGTTGGCGTTCTTGAGGATGGTCTGCGTCGCGGCGTTCATGTTCCGCACGTCGTTGCCGGCGATCAGCGGCGACGCCATGATCGCCCACATCGCGAAGTGGCTGCGCATCTCCGTGTCGTTCATGCCGCCGCGGCCGATCTCCATCATGTCCGGGTCGTTGAACCCACCCGGGCGTGCGTAGGAGGCCAGCGGAACGGTCACGTTGATGATGTTCTGGATGCCCATCGGGTAGCCGTTGGTCTGTCCGGTGTCCCACGCGTTGGTGATGTCCTCGGTGGTGCGCCACATGTTGGCCACGTCGCCCCAGTTGCGCTGCGGGCCGGTCTTGGCGTGGATGCTGTTCGGGTTGATGCTGTAGACGATCGGCCGCCCGGCGGCGGCCAGCGCGTCCCGCATCTTGGCGAAGGTGGCGACCTGGTCGTTGATGCTGCCCTCGGGCGAGCACCAGTCGTACTTCAGGAAGTCGACCCCCCAGGCGGCGAACTGGCGGGCGTCCTGCACCTCGTGACCCCGGCTGCCGGTGGCGCCGGGGTAGGCGCCGAAGTACTGCGCGCAGGTCTTGTCGACGGGCACCTGGTAAAGGCCGAACTTCAGACCCCGGGCGTGCAGGTAGTCGCCGAGCGCCTTCATTCCGCTGGGGAAACGGGTCGGGTCGCCCTGGATGTTGCCGGAGGCGTCCCGGTTCGGGTTGAACCAGCAGTCGTCGACAACGACGTACTCGTAGCCCAGGTCGCGCATCCCGCTGCTGACGATCGCGTCCGCCGTGCTACGGATCAACGCCTCGTTGATGTTGCAGCCGAACTGGTTCCACGAATTCCAACCCATTGGCGGAGTACGCGCCACGCCGTTGTCGAGCGCCTGCGCCGCGGGGGCGCGGAGGCCGACCAGGGCGCCGGCCACGAGCAGGCCGGCTGCCAGTGCGCTCCCCCAGCGTCGACCTCGAGTGATGCGGTTCATCGAGCCTCCTTGTCGGTGGCGCCCGCCCCTGACTACGATCTCCGGTCGATGGGCCGATAGCTGGACGCCAATTGTTGTTAGCGTTAACAGAGACGACCATCATGTTACGGTCACATTTCACGAGGTTCAATACCTGGACCGCAACGCATTGCCACTCATCGATACTCAAGATCACGTAGCGATTGAGTGCGGTCTTATCGTCCGGAGCGACGCGAACCCAGCCGTCAGCGACGGGGTGGGGCGACGCTCTCCCGGGCGACCAGGGTCGGGGCGACCGTCTGCCGCAACGCGCCACCGGTGCCCGACTCGATCTGGGTCAGCAACATCTGCAGACTCGCCCGCGCGACCGCGTCGAAGTCCGGACGGACGGTGGTCAGCGGCGGGA
Coding sequences within:
- the mmsA gene encoding multiple monosaccharide ABC transporter ATP-binding protein → MDDTILEMRRITKTFPGVTALEDVTLAVRRGEIHAICGENGAGKSTLMKVLSGVHPSGSYDGEILFDGKPMQFRGIRDSEANGIVIIHQELALVPYLSIAENIFLGNERRGRSGLIDWNLANAEAAKLLASVGLHENPVTPVIQLGVGKQQLVEIAKALSKQVKLLILDEPTAALNDIDSAHLLDLLRALRDQGITCIMISHKLNEIMAIADATTVIRDGRTVETLDMTSGDVTQQRIIRGMVGRDLDSFYPDRESSPGEEVLRIEDWTARHPVQDRMVVEGVSLSVRAGEVVGIAGLMGAGRTELAMSVFGRSYGRDISGRLFVRGKEVQARTVAEAIDNGIAYVTEDRKHYGLNLIDDVRRNVSAAALDRLSRLGWVNGNEEIKVAETSRQEMNIRTPSVMAVVGKLSGGNQQKVVLSKWLFTDPDVLILDEPTRGIDVGAKYEIYTIINRLVAAGKAVIVISSELPELLGMCDRIYTLAAGRITGEMPVAEATQESLMELMTKDKELVG
- the chvE gene encoding multiple monosaccharide ABC transporter substrate-binding protein, whose translation is MRRKFLVALGSAALALSLAACSGEGAGSGGDKSGEKPSDLTIGVSMPTQTSERWIADGNAVKSKLEAKGYKVDLQYAGDDIPTQSQQVDQMITQGADVLVIAAIDGTALNSQLQAAAAAKIPVISYDRLIRGSKDVDFYVSFDNYKVGVAQGTALLVGLGLLNKDGSKGTAKGPLNVELFAGSLDDNNTQYFYGGAMDTLKPFIEDGTLVVKSKQTTPEQIATLRWQQETAQKRMENLLTSSYNDGAKVDGVLSPYDGISRGIITALQNAGYGTGAKKLPVVTGQDAEIASIKLINDGVQNSTVFKDTRLLAEQAVNASEAFLQKKQPQANDTQTYNNGVKVVPSYLLPIATVYKDDIKATLIDSGYWTAEEVAAGQAKK
- a CDS encoding glycoside hydrolase family 27 protein, coding for MNRITRGRRWGSALAAGLLVAGALVGLRAPAAQALDNGVARTPPMGWNSWNQFGCNINEALIRSTADAIVSSGMRDLGYEYVVVDDCWFNPNRDASGNIQGDPTRFPSGMKALGDYLHARGLKFGLYQVPVDKTCAQYFGAYPGATGSRGHEVQDARQFAAWGVDFLKYDWCSPEGSINDQVATFAKMRDALAAAGRPIVYSINPNSIHAKTGPQRNWGDVANMWRTTEDITNAWDTGQTNGYPMGIQNIINVTVPLASYARPGGFNDPDMMEIGRGGMNDTEMRSHFAMWAIMASPLIAGNDVRNMNAATQTILKNANLIAINQDSLGLQGVQVSFDGTRRVLAKRLANGDVAVALFNQGGSTTTISTTAAAIGKSGSSFTLVDAWTNGTSSSSGTISASVPAHGTVVYRVSGGGTTPPTTPPPTTSSAYASAASNRCLDVPNSNTANGTQPVIWDCNGQANQRWTRNGQTLQSLGKCLDAPSNAAAGSKVQIWDCNGGTNQQWNVNANGTISNVQTGLCLDVNNNGTANGTTVILWNCTAAANQRWSQR